In the candidate division KSB1 bacterium genome, one interval contains:
- a CDS encoding DUF4968 domain-containing protein, with amino-acid sequence MPVRHSTPTVAGDAAQLRGPMAFKRGEQVLFHRLHKVLALQHEGQTLLIRCASRSLVNRTVWTHETHMHQLAEKEHREPPQTTVEITFWSAEVFRVRFGWSRVEEGDFPPPQARMLVGKPEPHVPVEVRERPNGWDAQTPAMTLHIDREPFRLWASDAQGRLFWQQRKSELFTADIFDMSLAELPGRHACFDAFVLHGQDEVYGLGERFEHVARKGRPVDFWNKDAIGTSTPRSYINVPFLWCTQGYGLFVNSTARLEWEIGTMEAFTLGLGVEDEELDYFVIHGPTPADILRRYCTLTGFAPTPPVWSFGLWMSRNSYTSWDVVHEVADGLRARRIPCDVLHLDSYWFEEDFNCDLRFSPTRFPEPERHMAQLRRQGFRVSLWQYNFVPPRANNPNYIEGVRRGYFAKDRKGDVFRHPAHLEGTWLDDAIIDFSNPEAVEWYTAQIKGLLHMGASTIKVDFGEGIPEEAVYARIAGRRFHNLYSLVYAAAIAQAVHEVTGEWIIWARSGTAGSQRYPVHWGGDSQCSFFGLAGTVRGALSMGLSGFPFFSHDIGGFIGRPDPELYVRWAQFGLFSSHARCHGAGNDNPREPWTFGGEAEEIFRQYATLRYRLLPYIYDQARKCSATGKPMVRALVIDYPEDRNVWHIEDQYLFGDSLLIAPVLQPLAETSWRVLYLPAGTWWDFWTKKRIRSRGQWIKRRIDLRTMPMYVKAGSIIPYGQERQHTDNQVGPVVLLEVYGGADGRLEYDDGEKQATVTYRQGRVQVTGLRPRPKVKLYV; translated from the coding sequence ATGCCGGTTCGGCACAGTACCCCAACTGTCGCAGGCGATGCAGCACAACTCCGCGGCCCAATGGCATTCAAGCGTGGGGAGCAGGTGCTGTTTCATCGTCTTCACAAGGTTCTGGCCCTGCAACACGAAGGGCAGACCCTGCTCATACGTTGCGCGTCCCGGAGTCTTGTCAACCGCACGGTGTGGACGCACGAGACGCACATGCACCAGCTGGCGGAAAAAGAGCACAGGGAGCCCCCACAGACCACTGTGGAGATCACGTTCTGGTCGGCGGAGGTGTTCCGCGTGCGCTTTGGCTGGAGCCGGGTGGAGGAGGGTGACTTTCCGCCACCCCAGGCGCGCATGCTCGTCGGAAAGCCGGAGCCCCATGTGCCTGTGGAGGTCCGCGAGCGCCCGAATGGGTGGGATGCACAAACCCCAGCAATGACCCTGCACATCGACCGTGAACCTTTTCGCCTTTGGGCCTCTGACGCACAAGGCCGACTCTTCTGGCAGCAGCGGAAAAGCGAGCTCTTCACCGCGGACATTTTTGATATGTCCTTGGCTGAACTTCCGGGGCGGCATGCCTGCTTCGACGCTTTCGTGCTTCACGGCCAGGACGAGGTCTACGGGCTGGGCGAGCGCTTTGAGCACGTGGCGCGGAAAGGGAGGCCGGTAGATTTTTGGAACAAAGACGCCATCGGTACCAGCACGCCACGGAGCTACATCAACGTGCCGTTTCTCTGGTGCACCCAAGGGTACGGACTGTTTGTGAACAGCACCGCCCGCTTGGAGTGGGAAATCGGCACCATGGAGGCCTTTACGTTGGGCCTTGGTGTAGAGGACGAAGAGCTGGATTACTTTGTCATTCACGGACCTACCCCCGCCGATATTTTGCGGCGCTACTGTACCCTGACCGGCTTTGCCCCTACGCCGCCCGTGTGGAGCTTTGGTCTGTGGATGAGCCGCAATAGCTACACCTCATGGGACGTGGTCCACGAGGTCGCAGATGGCCTGCGCGCCCGACGCATCCCGTGCGACGTCCTGCATCTGGACTCGTACTGGTTCGAGGAGGATTTCAATTGCGACCTGCGTTTTTCACCGACGCGCTTCCCCGAGCCGGAGAGACACATGGCCCAACTCCGGCGGCAGGGTTTTCGCGTCAGCCTCTGGCAGTACAATTTTGTGCCACCGCGGGCAAACAATCCCAACTACATCGAGGGAGTACGGCGGGGCTATTTTGCGAAAGATCGCAAGGGAGACGTGTTCCGCCACCCTGCGCATCTGGAAGGGACGTGGCTGGATGACGCGATCATCGACTTTTCCAACCCCGAGGCGGTGGAGTGGTACACAGCGCAGATCAAGGGGCTGTTGCACATGGGGGCCTCAACCATCAAAGTGGATTTTGGAGAGGGTATCCCGGAGGAGGCGGTCTACGCGCGCATTGCCGGCCGGCGTTTTCATAACCTTTACTCGCTGGTCTATGCCGCTGCCATCGCTCAGGCGGTGCACGAGGTGACCGGAGAGTGGATCATCTGGGCGCGCAGCGGTACAGCAGGTAGCCAGCGATATCCCGTACACTGGGGAGGCGATAGCCAGTGCAGCTTCTTTGGGCTTGCGGGCACGGTGCGGGGCGCTCTAAGCATGGGCCTTTCAGGGTTTCCGTTTTTTTCGCATGACATTGGTGGCTTCATAGGCAGGCCCGACCCGGAATTGTACGTGCGCTGGGCGCAATTCGGGCTCTTTTCCAGCCATGCCCGCTGTCACGGCGCGGGAAATGACAACCCTCGCGAACCGTGGACTTTTGGCGGCGAAGCAGAGGAAATCTTCCGGCAGTATGCTACCCTGCGCTATCGTCTTCTGCCCTACATCTATGACCAGGCCAGAAAGTGCTCGGCCACCGGAAAGCCCATGGTTCGCGCGCTCGTCATCGACTATCCCGAGGACCGCAACGTCTGGCACATTGAGGATCAGTACCTATTCGGCGACTCTTTGCTGATCGCACCCGTGCTGCAGCCGCTGGCAGAGACCTCGTGGCGCGTCCTCTATTTGCCCGCCGGCACGTGGTGGGACTTTTGGACCAAGAAAAGAATTCGCTCGCGGGGCCAGTGGATCAAGCGGAGGATTGACCTTCGCACCATGCCCATGTATGTCAAAGCGGGCAGTATCATACCCTATGGCCAGGAGCGCCAGCACACCGACAACCAGGTGGGTCCGGTAGTGTTACTCGAGGTCTATGGCGGAGCGGACGGTCGCCTGGAGTACGACGACGGCGAGAAGCAGGCCACGGTCACATATCGCCAGGGACGCGTGCAGGTAACAGGCCTTCGCCCCAGGCCCAAGGTCAAGCTTTATGTATAA